From Danio rerio strain Tuebingen ecotype United States chromosome 7, GRCz12tu, whole genome shotgun sequence, the proteins below share one genomic window:
- the LOC141375230 gene encoding butyrophilin subfamily 1 member A1-like isoform X1 produces MHCLCLCLTEMRSIIVLLLLNILTDCSVSFTVKVPPGPVVAHVGSTVILPCWISPAQNAEALEIRWYRHGQFSNTVLLYRHGNIQDEQEETFRNRSSLTPLSDLSGGLKGGDVSLQLETITIQDEALFHCYVSGDNGYDSAELELKATAPGSAPVLFPRPLDDGRLNVSCSSSGWYPEPNITWTSDQGKTLRPAAVSHHRAADGLFSVHSWTTVSPSDAQLVSCSVSTTTGESKEGKVDIQGIISSDSSDPWKALFITVIICALLGLAALILYKYRSKPAGKKQAGTDCENGPVEERKVPVNINIEDLRKHAEQITIDRENISPDLKVTADCKCVRDSPEYHHTAEGFPYQLCAFGAQRFTSGRHYWEVELARENTPAKNYWLIGVAKHGNHCGKDRSAVTPSCGFWFLCSDGENGFYPNTETPIYLSVTPRPERLGVLLDYDEGLLQFYSVKESKHLLTMHTRFSDSIVPLFNPGVGDICPLKIVDCPVEEDSPAGVTVPLLNN; encoded by the exons ATGCattgcttgtgtttgtgtttgacagaaatgCGCTCGATCATCGTCCTTCTGCTGCTTAATATCCTCACAGACTGCTCTG TGTCGTTCACCGTCAAGGTTCCTCCTGGTCCTGTAGTGGCTCATGTGGGCTCCACAGTGATTCTGCCCTGCTGGATCTCTCCGGCCCAGAATGCTGAAGCTCTGGAGATCCGCTGGTACCGTCATGGGCAGTTCAGCAACACTGTACTCTTATACCGACATGGGAATATACAAGACGAGCAGGAGGAGACCTTCAGGAACCGCAGCTCTCTGACACCACTCTCAGATCTGTCTGGAGGACTGAAGGGTGGAGATGTGTCTCTGCAGCTGGAGACGATCACCATTCAGGATGAAGCTTTATTTCACTGCTACGTCAGTGGAGACAATGGATATGACAGTGCAGAGCTGGAGCTCAAAGCCACAG CTCCAGGGTCTGCTCCTGTCCTCTTCCCCAGGCCTCTGGATGACGGCCGGCTGAACGTCAGCTGTAGCTCCAGCGGCTGGTACCCCGAGCCAAACATCACGTGGACATCAGACCAGGGAAAGACTCTGCGTCCTGCAGCAGTGTCTCATCATCGGGCAGCAGACGGGTTATTCTCTGTCCACAGCTGGACCACCGTCTCTCCATCAGACGCTCAGCTGGTCTCCTGCTCCGTGTCCACCACAACTGGAGAGTCCAAAGAGGGAAAGGTGGACATACAGGGCATAATCTCCTCAG ATTCCTCAGACCCATGGAAGGCTCTGTTTATCACTGTTATCATCTGTGCTCTACTGGGTTTGGCTGCACTGATCCTCTACAAATACAGAAGCAAACCAGCAG gaaagAAACAAGCTGGAACAG ACTGTGAGAATGGACCTGTGGAGGAGAGAAAAG TTCCAGTAAACATAAATATAGAAGACCTGAGGAAACATGCAG AGCAGATCACTATTGATCGTGAGAATATATCTCCAGATCTGAAGGTTACGGCTGACTGTAAATGTGTGAGGGACAGTCCAGAGTATCATCACACTGCAGAGGGGTTTCCATATCAGTTATGTGCATTTGGAGCTCAACGATTTACCTCTGGACGACACTACTGGGAGGTAGAGCTGGCACGAGAAAATACACCTGCTAAAAACTACTGGTTAATTGGTGTGGCGAAACATGGAAATCACTGTGGAAAAGACAGATCTGCTGTAACTCCATCATGCGGTTTCTGGTTTCTGTGTTCAGATGGGGAAAATGGCTTTTACCCAAACACAGAAACCCCAATATATCTGTCTGTGACGCCGAGACCTGAGCGACTGGGAGTTCTGCTAGATTATGATGAGGGTCTGCTGCAGTTTTACAGTGTTAAGGAGAGCAAACATCTCCTGACCATGCACACTAGATTCTCTGACTCAATCGTTCCTCTGTTTAATCCTGGTGTAGGCGACATATGTCCACTCAAAATAGTAGACTGTCCAGTAGAGGAAGATTCACCTGCAGGGGTCACTGTACCTTTACTGAATAACTGA
- the LOC141375230 gene encoding butyrophilin subfamily 1 member A1-like isoform X2, translating to MRSIIVLLLLNILTDCSVSFTVKVPPGPVVAHVGSTVILPCWISPAQNAEALEIRWYRHGQFSNTVLLYRHGNIQDEQEETFRNRSSLTPLSDLSGGLKGGDVSLQLETITIQDEALFHCYVSGDNGYDSAELELKATAPGSAPVLFPRPLDDGRLNVSCSSSGWYPEPNITWTSDQGKTLRPAAVSHHRAADGLFSVHSWTTVSPSDAQLVSCSVSTTTGESKEGKVDIQGIISSDSSDPWKALFITVIICALLGLAALILYKYRSKPAGKKQAGTDCENGPVEERKVPVNINIEDLRKHAEQITIDRENISPDLKVTADCKCVRDSPEYHHTAEGFPYQLCAFGAQRFTSGRHYWEVELARENTPAKNYWLIGVAKHGNHCGKDRSAVTPSCGFWFLCSDGENGFYPNTETPIYLSVTPRPERLGVLLDYDEGLLQFYSVKESKHLLTMHTRFSDSIVPLFNPGVGDICPLKIVDCPVEEDSPAGVTVPLLNN from the exons atgCGCTCGATCATCGTCCTTCTGCTGCTTAATATCCTCACAGACTGCTCTG TGTCGTTCACCGTCAAGGTTCCTCCTGGTCCTGTAGTGGCTCATGTGGGCTCCACAGTGATTCTGCCCTGCTGGATCTCTCCGGCCCAGAATGCTGAAGCTCTGGAGATCCGCTGGTACCGTCATGGGCAGTTCAGCAACACTGTACTCTTATACCGACATGGGAATATACAAGACGAGCAGGAGGAGACCTTCAGGAACCGCAGCTCTCTGACACCACTCTCAGATCTGTCTGGAGGACTGAAGGGTGGAGATGTGTCTCTGCAGCTGGAGACGATCACCATTCAGGATGAAGCTTTATTTCACTGCTACGTCAGTGGAGACAATGGATATGACAGTGCAGAGCTGGAGCTCAAAGCCACAG CTCCAGGGTCTGCTCCTGTCCTCTTCCCCAGGCCTCTGGATGACGGCCGGCTGAACGTCAGCTGTAGCTCCAGCGGCTGGTACCCCGAGCCAAACATCACGTGGACATCAGACCAGGGAAAGACTCTGCGTCCTGCAGCAGTGTCTCATCATCGGGCAGCAGACGGGTTATTCTCTGTCCACAGCTGGACCACCGTCTCTCCATCAGACGCTCAGCTGGTCTCCTGCTCCGTGTCCACCACAACTGGAGAGTCCAAAGAGGGAAAGGTGGACATACAGGGCATAATCTCCTCAG ATTCCTCAGACCCATGGAAGGCTCTGTTTATCACTGTTATCATCTGTGCTCTACTGGGTTTGGCTGCACTGATCCTCTACAAATACAGAAGCAAACCAGCAG gaaagAAACAAGCTGGAACAG ACTGTGAGAATGGACCTGTGGAGGAGAGAAAAG TTCCAGTAAACATAAATATAGAAGACCTGAGGAAACATGCAG AGCAGATCACTATTGATCGTGAGAATATATCTCCAGATCTGAAGGTTACGGCTGACTGTAAATGTGTGAGGGACAGTCCAGAGTATCATCACACTGCAGAGGGGTTTCCATATCAGTTATGTGCATTTGGAGCTCAACGATTTACCTCTGGACGACACTACTGGGAGGTAGAGCTGGCACGAGAAAATACACCTGCTAAAAACTACTGGTTAATTGGTGTGGCGAAACATGGAAATCACTGTGGAAAAGACAGATCTGCTGTAACTCCATCATGCGGTTTCTGGTTTCTGTGTTCAGATGGGGAAAATGGCTTTTACCCAAACACAGAAACCCCAATATATCTGTCTGTGACGCCGAGACCTGAGCGACTGGGAGTTCTGCTAGATTATGATGAGGGTCTGCTGCAGTTTTACAGTGTTAAGGAGAGCAAACATCTCCTGACCATGCACACTAGATTCTCTGACTCAATCGTTCCTCTGTTTAATCCTGGTGTAGGCGACATATGTCCACTCAAAATAGTAGACTGTCCAGTAGAGGAAGATTCACCTGCAGGGGTCACTGTACCTTTACTGAATAACTGA